Proteins encoded by one window of Mycolicibacterium cosmeticum:
- a CDS encoding stage II sporulation protein M, with protein MDVDAFVLAHRATWDRLEQLVKRRRALTGDEVDELVDLYQRVSTHLSKVRSASADPVLVGRLSGLVARARSVVTGAHAPLWSELIRFVTVSFPVVAYRSWRWWLGTAVAFFAVAVVIGVWVAGSADVRASIGTPAELDRLINHDFAAYYSENPAGSFGLRVWVNNSWVAAQCIGFAILLGIPIPYVLFQNALNVGVSGGLMYGAGKSDVLLGLLIPHGLLELTAVFLAAAVGMRLGWTVIAPGERPRGQVLAEQGRAVVAVAVGLVVVLLVSGLIEALVTPSPLPTFLRIGIGVAAEALFLAYVIHFGRKAVRAGESGDVADAPDVLPTR; from the coding sequence GTGGATGTCGACGCGTTCGTGCTGGCCCACCGCGCGACCTGGGACCGGCTGGAACAGCTGGTCAAGCGCCGCCGCGCGCTGACCGGTGACGAGGTCGACGAGCTGGTCGACCTGTACCAGCGGGTCTCCACCCACCTGTCGAAAGTGCGCAGCGCATCGGCCGATCCGGTGCTGGTCGGTCGGCTGTCGGGTTTGGTGGCCAGGGCGCGCTCGGTGGTCACCGGAGCGCACGCGCCGTTGTGGAGCGAGCTGATCCGTTTTGTCACGGTGTCGTTCCCGGTCGTGGCCTACCGGTCCTGGCGGTGGTGGCTGGGCACGGCGGTGGCCTTCTTCGCGGTCGCGGTGGTGATCGGGGTGTGGGTGGCCGGCAGCGCCGACGTGCGTGCCTCGATCGGGACGCCGGCCGAACTGGACCGGCTGATCAACCACGACTTCGCCGCCTACTACAGCGAGAACCCGGCCGGATCGTTCGGCCTGCGGGTGTGGGTGAACAACTCCTGGGTGGCGGCGCAGTGCATCGGCTTCGCGATTCTGCTCGGTATCCCGATTCCGTACGTGCTGTTCCAGAACGCACTGAACGTGGGCGTGTCCGGCGGGCTGATGTACGGCGCCGGCAAATCGGATGTGTTGCTGGGCTTGCTGATTCCGCATGGCCTGCTGGAACTCACGGCGGTGTTCCTGGCCGCGGCGGTGGGAATGCGGCTGGGCTGGACGGTGATCGCGCCGGGCGAGCGGCCCCGCGGGCAGGTGTTGGCCGAGCAGGGTCGCGCCGTGGTGGCGGTCGCCGTCGGGTTGGTGGTCGTGCTGCTGGTCTCGGGCTTGATCGAGGCGCTGGTGACGCCCTCGCCGCTGCCGACATTCCTGCGGATCGGCATCGGAGTGGCCGCCGAGGCGCTGTTCCTGGCTTATGTCATCCACTTCGGCCGCAAGGCGGTGCGGGCCGGGGAGTCCGGCGACGTGGCGGACGCACCGGACGTGCTGCCGACCCGCTAG
- the lfrA gene encoding efflux MFS transporter LfrA yields the protein MSTGLDVTASKTPTTPKRAWIALAVLALPVLLIAIDNTVLAFALPMIAEDFRPAASTQLWIVDVYSLVLAALLVAMGSLGDRVGRRRLLLIGASGFTVVSAAAAFAPSAELLVLARAVLGVFGAMLMPSTLSLIRNIFTEASARRLAIAIWASCFTAGTTLGPIVGGALLQHFHWGAVFLVAVPILAPLLVLAPKLVPESRDPHPGPLDLVSVTLSFVAMLPFVWAIKTAAHDGLSATVAGAFALGIAAGVLFVRRQNRSATPMLDMALFRYGPFTSSVLANFLSIVGLIGFMFFTSQHLQLVLGLSPLAAGLVTLPGAVVSMIAGMGVVRAARRFAPQTLMIVGLIFVALGFTLILLFRHDLTVAAVIASFVVLEFGVGISQTVSNDTIVASVPAAKAGAASAVSETAYELGAVVGAATLGTIFTACYRANVVVPSGLTPEQAGAAGESIGGATSVAADLPMPLAERLLESAHAAFDSGVAPTAAIAIALTLTAAVIVSVLFRRSP from the coding sequence ATGTCCACCGGCCTCGATGTCACGGCATCGAAGACACCCACCACTCCCAAGCGCGCCTGGATCGCCCTGGCCGTGCTGGCCCTGCCCGTCCTGCTGATCGCCATCGACAACACCGTGCTGGCGTTCGCGCTGCCCATGATCGCCGAGGATTTCCGCCCGGCCGCGTCCACGCAGCTGTGGATCGTCGACGTGTATTCCCTTGTGCTGGCCGCACTTCTGGTGGCGATGGGCAGCCTCGGCGACCGGGTGGGCCGGCGCCGGCTGCTGCTGATCGGTGCCAGCGGCTTCACGGTGGTCTCGGCGGCCGCCGCCTTCGCCCCCAGCGCCGAGCTACTGGTGCTGGCCCGCGCCGTGCTCGGCGTGTTCGGCGCCATGCTGATGCCCTCGACGTTGTCCCTGATCCGCAACATCTTCACCGAGGCTTCGGCGCGCCGGCTGGCGATCGCCATCTGGGCCTCGTGTTTCACCGCGGGAACCACGCTGGGCCCCATCGTCGGCGGTGCACTGTTGCAGCACTTCCATTGGGGTGCAGTATTTCTGGTGGCGGTGCCCATCCTGGCGCCGCTGCTGGTGCTGGCCCCCAAGCTGGTCCCCGAATCGCGGGACCCGCATCCGGGCCCGCTGGACCTGGTCAGCGTCACGCTCTCGTTCGTCGCCATGCTGCCGTTCGTCTGGGCGATCAAGACCGCCGCCCACGACGGCCTGTCGGCCACCGTGGCGGGCGCGTTCGCCCTCGGCATCGCCGCCGGCGTGCTGTTCGTGCGGCGGCAGAACCGCAGTGCCACACCGATGCTGGACATGGCGCTGTTCCGGTACGGGCCGTTCACCTCGTCGGTGCTGGCCAACTTCCTGTCCATCGTCGGGCTCATCGGGTTCATGTTCTTCACCTCCCAGCACCTGCAGTTGGTACTGGGACTGAGCCCACTGGCCGCCGGCCTGGTGACCCTGCCGGGGGCGGTCGTGTCGATGATCGCGGGCATGGGTGTGGTGCGGGCCGCCCGGCGATTCGCACCCCAGACGCTGATGATCGTCGGCCTGATCTTCGTGGCGCTCGGCTTCACGTTGATTCTGCTGTTCCGGCACGACCTCACCGTCGCGGCGGTGATCGCATCCTTCGTGGTGCTGGAATTCGGGGTCGGAATCTCGCAGACGGTGTCCAACGACACCATCGTGGCATCGGTACCGGCCGCCAAAGCCGGTGCGGCATCGGCGGTTTCGGAGACGGCCTACGAACTCGGCGCCGTGGTCGGTGCCGCGACGCTGGGCACCATCTTCACCGCCTGCTACCGCGCCAACGTGGTGGTGCCGAGCGGGCTGACACCCGAGCAGGCGGGCGCGGCCGGCGAGAGCATCGGTGGTGCGACCTCGGTGGCCGCCGACCTGCCGATGCCATTGGCAGAACGTCTGCTGGAGTCGGCGCACGCCGCGTTCGATTCCGGTGTCGCGCCGACCGCGGCGATCGCGATCGCGCTCACGCTGACCGCGGCCGTCATCGTCAGCGTGTTGTTCCGCCGGTCACCATGA
- a CDS encoding TetR/AcrR family transcriptional regulator, translating into MSMPAWADAGAGPVSGPRGRTRRAIIDAAVTVIAGNPAATMADIAAAAGVGRSTLHRYFSERSDLMRAVALHVHEVSTAAIAAADPACGPVDAALRRVVESQLDLGPIVLYIYTDPTLLADPELAAHLDTGDEAIAEVLARATADGPVYPPGWARRVFWALLLTGYDAIRQDGIPRHQVVDAIMSSLTNGTITSR; encoded by the coding sequence ATGAGTATGCCTGCCTGGGCCGACGCCGGCGCGGGACCCGTCAGCGGTCCACGCGGCCGGACCCGCCGCGCGATCATCGACGCGGCGGTAACGGTCATCGCGGGCAATCCGGCCGCGACCATGGCCGATATCGCCGCCGCCGCGGGCGTCGGGCGCAGCACCTTGCACCGGTATTTCTCGGAGCGCAGTGACCTGATGCGGGCGGTGGCCCTGCATGTGCACGAGGTCAGCACCGCCGCGATCGCCGCCGCCGATCCCGCCTGCGGCCCCGTCGATGCGGCCCTGCGCCGGGTGGTGGAAAGTCAGCTCGACCTGGGCCCGATCGTGCTCTACATCTACACCGACCCGACCCTGTTGGCCGATCCCGAATTGGCCGCCCACCTCGATACCGGAGACGAGGCCATTGCCGAGGTACTGGCCCGCGCGACGGCCGACGGTCCGGTGTATCCGCCCGGCTGGGCCCGGCGGGTGTTCTGGGCGCTGCTCCTGACCGGCTACGACGCCATCAGGCAGGACGGCATCCCCCGGCACCAGGTCGTCGACGCCATCATGTCCAGCCTCACCAACGGCACCATCACCTCTCGTTAA
- a CDS encoding anthrone oxygenase family protein has product MTNAPITLLTAGTTIGSAAVGGIFYAFSSFVMPGLDRTGPAGATTAMRGINAEAQANAPFLVLFFGTTVLALVLGTVAVVQFGRQGSGYLLAGAVLAVLPAVITIAFNVPLNDRLEAGLDWQAYLGPWSAWNHARTITALLGAALMVTGGTTR; this is encoded by the coding sequence ATGACCAATGCACCGATCACCCTGCTCACCGCCGGCACCACCATCGGCAGCGCCGCTGTCGGCGGCATCTTCTACGCGTTCTCCAGCTTCGTGATGCCGGGGCTGGACCGTACCGGCCCGGCCGGTGCCACCACCGCCATGCGCGGCATCAATGCCGAAGCCCAGGCCAATGCGCCGTTCCTGGTTCTGTTCTTCGGTACCACCGTGCTCGCGCTGGTGCTCGGGACCGTCGCGGTCGTGCAATTCGGCCGCCAGGGCAGCGGCTACCTGCTGGCCGGCGCGGTGCTGGCGGTGCTGCCCGCGGTCATCACCATCGCGTTCAATGTGCCGCTCAACGATCGGCTCGAGGCCGGCCTGGATTGGCAGGCCTACCTGGGTCCGTGGTCCGCGTGGAACCATGCCCGCACCATCACCGCGCTGCTGGGTGCCGCGCTCATGGTGACCGGCGGAACAACACGCTGA
- a CDS encoding RDD family protein: MVSQPEPLVTGDAVVLEVSIAQLPVRAAAALIDLTVMLIGYVLGVTLWALTLADFDSALSAAVLIIFTVLTLLGYPVIFETATRGRSLGKMALGLRVVSDDGGPERLRQAIFRALAGVIEIWMFTGAPAVLCSMVSPRGKRIGDVFAGTMVISERTPRLDPPPPMPPALAGWASTIQLSGLGSAQAEMARQFLSRTAQLDPRMREQMAHRIAGEVLARIAPPPPPGTPPEPVLAAVLAERHRRELERLRVARPESAPAPPAPPPPPLPPSAAPPPTNSGFAPPQ, from the coding sequence ATGGTGTCCCAGCCGGAACCCTTGGTGACGGGCGATGCGGTGGTGCTCGAGGTGTCGATCGCCCAGTTGCCGGTGCGTGCGGCCGCGGCGTTGATCGATCTCACGGTGATGCTGATCGGCTACGTCTTGGGCGTCACGTTGTGGGCTTTGACGCTGGCGGACTTCGATTCCGCATTGTCGGCTGCGGTACTGATCATCTTCACGGTGCTGACCCTGCTCGGCTATCCGGTGATCTTCGAGACCGCGACCCGCGGCCGATCTCTGGGCAAGATGGCGCTCGGGCTGCGCGTGGTTTCCGATGACGGTGGCCCGGAACGCCTGCGCCAAGCCATCTTCCGCGCGCTGGCCGGTGTCATCGAGATCTGGATGTTCACCGGGGCGCCGGCCGTGCTGTGCAGCATGGTGTCACCGCGCGGCAAGCGCATCGGTGACGTGTTCGCCGGCACCATGGTGATCAGCGAGCGCACGCCGCGGCTCGATCCTCCGCCCCCGATGCCGCCGGCGCTGGCCGGGTGGGCGAGCACGATCCAGTTGTCGGGCCTGGGCTCGGCACAGGCTGAGATGGCGCGCCAGTTCCTGTCCCGCACGGCACAGCTGGACCCGCGGATGCGTGAGCAGATGGCCCACCGGATCGCCGGCGAGGTGCTGGCCCGGATCGCACCGCCACCGCCGCCGGGCACTCCTCCCGAGCCGGTGTTGGCGGCGGTACTGGCCGAGCGGCACCGCCGCGAGCTGGAGCGGCTGCGGGTGGCGCGGCCGGAATCCGCGCCGGCACCGCCGGCACCGCCACCACCGCCGCTGCCGCCCAGCGCGGCCCCACCGCCGACGAACAGCGGGTTCGCCCCGCCGCAGTGA